The Xiphias gladius isolate SHS-SW01 ecotype Sanya breed wild chromosome 4, ASM1685928v1, whole genome shotgun sequence genome includes a window with the following:
- the mtfr2 gene encoding LOW QUALITY PROTEIN: mitochondrial fission regulator 2 (The sequence of the model RefSeq protein was modified relative to this genomic sequence to represent the inferred CDS: inserted 1 base in 1 codon): protein MSLVEDILELLHLVLEYFGVPPDMLVPVWDSQQRGQYRSIVRMIGTNLPLTPTPRVHFQIPLLAXRRHGYVDITMDTLAIPSFADVLWVFEDEGESFAKTRNHLPPKKRSTVNRDVVRYPGLASNRAQRGGGPVRQTTDQDALKKITALESELLKLRAQIAMIVTAAPASGLTECQNAPGTPLMSPPPPPALTSTPRRAAPPPPPPPPPPPPCPGSSTETLSVLELIRQRRKNEKDLDKGQLKLQGSSLGRGSEVKGVPSMMDVLKDLNQVKLRSVERSPGGTPVRRRRSKGGAALLNDPAALIAEALKRKFAQHRHNNSSDKENSIELSPFSSPDTPKVPHQTRRSQGRRHLLSR from the exons ATGTCTTTGGTAGAGGATATTCTGGAATTGCTGCACCTTGTCCTGGAGTACTTTGGAGTACCTCCAGACATG CTGGTTCCAGTGTGGGACAGTCAGCAGCGCGGTCAGTATCGTAGCATTGTGCGGATGATTGGGACAAATCTCCCACTGACACCTACACCACGTGTCCACTTTCAG ATCCCTCTGCTCG ACAGACGCCATGGATATGTCGACATTACCATGGACACACTTGCCATCCCCTCATTTGCTGATGTACTGTGGGTGTTTGAGGACGAGGGGGAGAGCTTTGCCAAGACCAG GAACCATTTGCCTCCAAAGAAGCGAAGCACTGTAAATCGAGATGTGGTGAGATACCCAGGACTGGCCTCGAATCGAGCCCAGAGAGGAGGCGGACCTGTAAGACAGACAACTGATCAAGACGCCCTGAAGAAGATCACAGCGCTGGAGAGCGAGCTGCTCAAACTACGAGCTCAGATAGCCATGATTGTTACTGCTGCTCCAGCCTCTG GTCTGACTGAGTGTCAGAATGCCCCAGGCACACCTTTGAtgtctcctccccctccaccagcTCTCACCTCCACACCTCGCAGGGctgctcctccaccacctccacctccacccccacctcccccctGCCCCGGCTCCTCCACTGAGACTTTGTCTGTATTAGAGCTGATCCGCCAGCGCAGGAAGAACGAAAAGGACCTTGATAAGGGTCAGCTCAAGCTCCAGGGCTCAAGCCTCGGCAGGGGTTCAGAAGTTAAAGGGGTCCCCTCCATGATGGATGTTCTCAAGGACTTAAATCAAGTCAAATTGCGCTCTGTCGAGAG ATCTCCAGGGGGCACACCAGTCAGGAGGAGACGCAGTAAGGGGGGGGCAGCATTGCTTAATGACCCAGCAGCACTTATTGCAGAAGCACTGAAGAGGAAGTTTGCCCAGCATCGCCATAACAATTCCTCTGACAAAGAGAATTCAATAGAACTCTCACCTTTCAGCAGTCCGGACACACCTAAG GTTCCTCACCAGACCAGACGCAGTCAGGGACGCCGCCACCTGTTATCCCGGTAA
- the armc1l gene encoding armadillo repeat containing 1, like, whose protein sequence is MMDALSVVSQLRDLASEPQNREVIVQDQGCLPGLVLFLDHRDPEVLLATLQTLRYLAELPPNIPTMKNELGMMVSLENLMGREGLSVDITALAQEVYDILRATANPAASSSEQERRKKSQFFINSSNKKAKSVTLHIQGLNSTVQRGLCEEALLKVRGVISFTFQMASKRCTVRIRSDLPTESLASAIAATKVLSAQQVVKNEAGEEVLIPLNPCGVKVQQNSALPDYLPEEEESPERGVDRAISRTTAKEDSSGSWLNSAAGFLKKTFYW, encoded by the exons ATGATGGACGCACTGTCAGTGGTGAGTCAGCTGCGGGACCTGGCCTCTGAACCGCAGAACCGAGAGGTGATAGTACAGGACCAGGGCTGTCTGCCCGGGCTGGTTCTCTTCCTCGACCACCGGGACCCGGAGGTTCTGCTCGCAACTCTGCAG ACCCTGCGTTACTTGGCTGAGTTGCCTCCGAACATCCCCaccatgaaaaatgaacttgGTATGATGGTGAGCTTGGAGAATCTCATGGGAAG agagggccTGTCTGTTGACATCACAGCCTTGGCCCAGGAGGTGTATGACATTCTGCGTGCAACAGCCAATCCTGCAGCCAGCTCATCtgagcaggagaggagaaagaaatcaCAGTTCTTTATCAACTCCTCCAACAAGAAGGCCAAGTCTGTCACTCTGCACATCCAGGGGCTGAACAGCACT GTCCAGCGTGGCTTGTGTGAAGAGGCTCTTCTGAAGGTCAGAGGAGTGATAAGCTTCACTTTCCAAATGGCCTCCAAAAGGTGTACTGTCCGTATCCGCTCTGACCTGCCCACTGAg AGTCTGGCATCAGCAATCGCTGCCACTAAGGTGTTGTCAGCCCAACAGGTGGTGAAGAATGAAGCAGGAGAAGAG GTTTTGATCCCTCTGAACCCATGTGGAGTGAAGGTGCAGCAAAACTCAGCTCTACCAGACTACCTcccagaggaagaggagagccCAGAGAGGGGGGTCGACCGTGCAATTTCCCGCACTACAGCCAAGGAAGATTCCAGTGGGAGCTGGCTCAATTCTGCTGCCGGTTTCCTCAAAAAAACCTTCTACTGGTGA
- the map7b gene encoding ensconsin isoform X3, protein MADQDGSDASPPESQASYCQYKSEDGRASSATRPSSSGSGQTYTPTVTPSPTPTPSRTTTSNSPSNNAATKTDSLLFNRIDERQRLARERREEREKQNAVKEAQWQAREERARQHYEKHLEERRRKLEDQRIKEEKRRTAVEEKRRLKLEEDRVRHEAVMRRTLEKSHRTRQKPNRWSWGGALHTNTPSTPADSDRRSVSTMNLSKHADPVITKRLSSSSATLLHSPDRGLQMRTASSPVISKAQSKPHLHQGKTTQHKNTGLRRLPLTPWESNVVNRLQQPTHSYLARSRSAMSLSGEQTVSCHPMGSMSFKALQAQPLPHCRSQERSLSRETASSSSTTPRRRTTGNTQRKERDNVRKSWSNLSLPLAPILTLPPSKRSCSPGKKNSKGTAPSHGRLPQKTAGRPPTPKLVKSPGAEDPGNLRPIRITPESPHPPTPTRTQDEEEEQVLSPPQPRPQPLGQNKTSNEQTAASESVSSPLAHKSSAGTTDPEEASRILAENRRLAREQREREEEERRLQEEQARLAKEEMARRKAEERAKREEDAQRQAEERRRKEEEEKKAEEERLQKEREEAERLQKQKEEEESRQREEAERLRQEREKHFQKEEAERLERKKRLEEIMKRTRRSDTAEKKVVPSRNGDNAASPAPPAVTVSPTHNSNGNSRRPEANPNPSTAALSHPDQRENGEFEEVIILPSHSRLSPPEGEQQQQQQEEEEEEVEEEEEEEEEEKRVPAVAFRENGLPKPLSGREDISAQQGPDVA, encoded by the exons CATCATACTGCCAGTATAAATCAGAGGATGGCAGAGCGTCTTCAGCCACTCGCCCGAGCTCCTCGGGCTCTGGACAGACCTACACTCCCACAGTGACTCCTAGCCCCACTCCAACGCCTAGTCGCACCACCACCAGCAACAGCCCCAGTAACAATGCTGCCACCAAAACGG ACTCGTTGCTCTTCAACAGGATTGACGAGAGACAGAGGTTGGCCCGTGAGCGTCGGGAGGAGCGTGAGAAACAGAATG CTGTCAAGGAGGCCCAGTGGCAGGCGCGTGAGGAGCGAGCCAGGCAGCACTATGAGAAGCacctggaggagaggaggagaaagctGGAGGATCAGAGGataaaggaggaaaagagacgGACTGCCGTGGAGGAGAAACGACGGCTGAAACTAGAGGAGGACAGG GTCCGTCATGAGGCGGTGATGCGTCGGACATTGGAGAAGAGCCATAGAACCAGACAGAAGCCCAACCGCTGGTCATGGGGAGGGgcactgcacacaaacactcccagCACACCAGCCG ATTCTGACAGGCGGTCAGTGTCCACGATGAATTTATCCAAACATGCAGACCCTGTCATTACCAAgcgcctctcctcctcctctgccacaCTCCTACACTCACCAGACCGAG GCTTACAGATGAGAACAGCCTCCTCCCCTGTCATTAGCAAAGCTCAGTCCAAACCCCACCTACACCAGGGAAAGACCAcccagcacaaaaacacag gtctGCGTCGTCTTCCATTGACGCCATGGGAGAGCAACGTGGTGAACCGCCTGCAGCAGCCAACGCACTCCTACCTGGCCCGCAGTCGCAGTGCCATGAGTCTGTCTGGAGAGCaaacag TGTCTTGCCACCCCATGGGCTCCATGTCCTTCAAGGCCCTGCAGGCCCAGCCGCTACCTCACTGCCGCAGCCAGGAGAGGAGCCTCAGCAGGGAGACGGCCTCGtcctcctccaccaccccaCGCAGGAGGACCACTGGAAACACACAG CGGAAGGAGCGTGACAACGTCAGGAAGTCATGGAGCAACCTGTCACTCCCACTGGCCCCCATTCTGACTTTGCCCCCCAGCAAACGCTCCTGTTCTCCAGGCAAGAAGAACAGCAAAGGGACAGCACCCTCTCATGGCAG GCTTCCACAGAAGACAGCAGGGCGCCCTCCGACCCCCAAGCTAGTTAAGTCCCCGGGGGCAGAAGACCCTGGAAACCTTCGACCTATCAGAATCACACCCGAGAGCCCCCATCCCCCAACACCCACTAGAACCCAAGAcgaagaggaagagcaggtcCTCAGTCCTCCTCAGCCTCGACCTCAGCCGCTGGGCCAGAACAAAACCTCGAATGAGCAGACAGCAGCCAGCG AAAGCGTAAGCAGTCCTCTAGCTCACAAGTCTTCAGCCGGCACCACAGATCCAGAGGAGGCGAGTCGTATCCTGGCTGAGAATCGACGGCTGGCCcgagagcagagggagagagaagaagaggagcgCAGGCTGCAGGAAGAGCAAGCGAG gTTAGCAAAGGAGGAGATGGCACGCCGAAAGGCAGAAGAGCGAGctaagagagaggaggatgctCAGCGGCAGGcggaggaaaggagaaggaaggaggaggaggagaagaaggcagaggaagagagacttcagaaagagagagaggaagcagagagacTCCAGAAACAG aaagaggaagaagagtctcgacagagagaggaggctgAGCGACtgaggcaggagagagagaaacacttcCAGAAAGAGGAGGCTGAACGCCTGGAAAGGAAAAAG CGCCTGGAGGAGATCATGAAGAGAACAAGACGTTCAGACACGGCAGAGAAG AAAGTTGTTCCTAGCAGGAATGGAGACAATGCAG CCTCTCCTGCTCCACCTGCAGTGACTGTGTCCCCGACACACAATAGCAACGGCAACAGTCGGCGACCTGAGGCCAACCCAAACCCAAGCACTGCGGCACTGAGCCATCCTGACCAGAG GGAGAATGGGGAGTTTGAGGAGGTGATCATACTGCCTTCACATTCCAGGTTGTCTCCTCCTgagggagagcagcagcagcagcagcaggaagaggaggaagaggaggttgaggaggaggaggaggaggaggaggaggagaagagagttCCTGCCGTAGCCTTCAGGGAGAACGGTCTCCCAAAGCCTCTGAGTGGAAGAGAGGATATATCAGCCCAGCAGGGACCAG ATGTTGCCTGA
- the map7b gene encoding ensconsin isoform X2, whose amino-acid sequence MADQDGSDASPPESQASYCQYKSEDGRASSATRPSSSGSGQTYTPTVTPSPTPTPSRTTTSNSPSNNAATKTDSLLFNRIDERQRLARERREEREKQNAVKEAQWQAREERARQHYEKHLEERRRKLEDQRIKEEKRRTAVEEKRRLKLEEDRVRHEAVMRRTLEKSHRTRQKPNRWSWGGALHTNTPSTPADSDRRSVSTMNLSKHADPVITKRLSSSSATLLHSPDRGLRRLPLTPWESNVVNRLQQPTHSYLARSRSAMSLSGEQTVSCHPMGSMSFKALQAQPLPHCRSQERSLSRETASSSSTTPRRRTTGNTQRKERDNVRKSWSNLSLPLAPILTLPPSKRSCSPGKKNSKGTAPSHGRLPQKTAGRPPTPKLVKSPGAEDPGNLRPIRITPESPHPPTPTRTQDEEEEQVLSPPQPRPQPLGQNKTSNEQTAASESVSSPLAHKSSAGTTDPEEASRILAENRRLAREQREREEEERRLQEEQARLAKEEMARRKAEERAKREEDAQRQAEERRRKEEEEKKAEEERLQKEREEAERLQKQKEEEESRQREEAERLRQEREKHFQKEEAERLERKKRLEEIMKRTRRSDTAEKKVVPSRNGDNAASPAPPAVTVSPTHNSNGNSRRPEANPNPSTAALSHPDQRENGEFEEVIILPSHSRLSPPEGEQQQQQQEEEEEEVEEEEEEEEEEKRVPAVAFRENGLPKPLSGREDISAQQGPDVA is encoded by the exons CATCATACTGCCAGTATAAATCAGAGGATGGCAGAGCGTCTTCAGCCACTCGCCCGAGCTCCTCGGGCTCTGGACAGACCTACACTCCCACAGTGACTCCTAGCCCCACTCCAACGCCTAGTCGCACCACCACCAGCAACAGCCCCAGTAACAATGCTGCCACCAAAACGG ACTCGTTGCTCTTCAACAGGATTGACGAGAGACAGAGGTTGGCCCGTGAGCGTCGGGAGGAGCGTGAGAAACAGAATG CTGTCAAGGAGGCCCAGTGGCAGGCGCGTGAGGAGCGAGCCAGGCAGCACTATGAGAAGCacctggaggagaggaggagaaagctGGAGGATCAGAGGataaaggaggaaaagagacgGACTGCCGTGGAGGAGAAACGACGGCTGAAACTAGAGGAGGACAGG GTCCGTCATGAGGCGGTGATGCGTCGGACATTGGAGAAGAGCCATAGAACCAGACAGAAGCCCAACCGCTGGTCATGGGGAGGGgcactgcacacaaacactcccagCACACCAGCCG ATTCTGACAGGCGGTCAGTGTCCACGATGAATTTATCCAAACATGCAGACCCTGTCATTACCAAgcgcctctcctcctcctctgccacaCTCCTACACTCACCAGACCGAG gtctGCGTCGTCTTCCATTGACGCCATGGGAGAGCAACGTGGTGAACCGCCTGCAGCAGCCAACGCACTCCTACCTGGCCCGCAGTCGCAGTGCCATGAGTCTGTCTGGAGAGCaaacag TGTCTTGCCACCCCATGGGCTCCATGTCCTTCAAGGCCCTGCAGGCCCAGCCGCTACCTCACTGCCGCAGCCAGGAGAGGAGCCTCAGCAGGGAGACGGCCTCGtcctcctccaccaccccaCGCAGGAGGACCACTGGAAACACACAG CGGAAGGAGCGTGACAACGTCAGGAAGTCATGGAGCAACCTGTCACTCCCACTGGCCCCCATTCTGACTTTGCCCCCCAGCAAACGCTCCTGTTCTCCAGGCAAGAAGAACAGCAAAGGGACAGCACCCTCTCATGGCAG GCTTCCACAGAAGACAGCAGGGCGCCCTCCGACCCCCAAGCTAGTTAAGTCCCCGGGGGCAGAAGACCCTGGAAACCTTCGACCTATCAGAATCACACCCGAGAGCCCCCATCCCCCAACACCCACTAGAACCCAAGAcgaagaggaagagcaggtcCTCAGTCCTCCTCAGCCTCGACCTCAGCCGCTGGGCCAGAACAAAACCTCGAATGAGCAGACAGCAGCCAGCG AAAGCGTAAGCAGTCCTCTAGCTCACAAGTCTTCAGCCGGCACCACAGATCCAGAGGAGGCGAGTCGTATCCTGGCTGAGAATCGACGGCTGGCCcgagagcagagggagagagaagaagaggagcgCAGGCTGCAGGAAGAGCAAGCGAG gTTAGCAAAGGAGGAGATGGCACGCCGAAAGGCAGAAGAGCGAGctaagagagaggaggatgctCAGCGGCAGGcggaggaaaggagaaggaaggaggaggaggagaagaaggcagaggaagagagacttcagaaagagagagaggaagcagagagacTCCAGAAACAG aaagaggaagaagagtctcgacagagagaggaggctgAGCGACtgaggcaggagagagagaaacacttcCAGAAAGAGGAGGCTGAACGCCTGGAAAGGAAAAAG CGCCTGGAGGAGATCATGAAGAGAACAAGACGTTCAGACACGGCAGAGAAG AAAGTTGTTCCTAGCAGGAATGGAGACAATGCAG CCTCTCCTGCTCCACCTGCAGTGACTGTGTCCCCGACACACAATAGCAACGGCAACAGTCGGCGACCTGAGGCCAACCCAAACCCAAGCACTGCGGCACTGAGCCATCCTGACCAGAG GGAGAATGGGGAGTTTGAGGAGGTGATCATACTGCCTTCACATTCCAGGTTGTCTCCTCCTgagggagagcagcagcagcagcagcaggaagaggaggaagaggaggttgaggaggaggaggaggaggaggaggaggagaagagagttCCTGCCGTAGCCTTCAGGGAGAACGGTCTCCCAAAGCCTCTGAGTGGAAGAGAGGATATATCAGCCCAGCAGGGACCAG ATGTTGCCTGA
- the map7b gene encoding ensconsin isoform X1, with amino-acid sequence MDKVLASYCQYKSEDGRASSATRPSSSGSGQTYTPTVTPSPTPTPSRTTTSNSPSNNAATKTDSLLFNRIDERQRLARERREEREKQNAVKEAQWQAREERARQHYEKHLEERRRKLEDQRIKEEKRRTAVEEKRRLKLEEDRVRHEAVMRRTLEKSHRTRQKPNRWSWGGALHTNTPSTPADSDRRSVSTMNLSKHADPVITKRLSSSSATLLHSPDRGLQMRTASSPVISKAQSKPHLHQGKTTQHKNTGLRRLPLTPWESNVVNRLQQPTHSYLARSRSAMSLSGEQTVSCHPMGSMSFKALQAQPLPHCRSQERSLSRETASSSSTTPRRRTTGNTQRKERDNVRKSWSNLSLPLAPILTLPPSKRSCSPGKKNSKGTAPSHGRLPQKTAGRPPTPKLVKSPGAEDPGNLRPIRITPESPHPPTPTRTQDEEEEQVLSPPQPRPQPLGQNKTSNEQTAASESVSSPLAHKSSAGTTDPEEASRILAENRRLAREQREREEEERRLQEEQARLAKEEMARRKAEERAKREEDAQRQAEERRRKEEEEKKAEEERLQKEREEAERLQKQKEEEESRQREEAERLRQEREKHFQKEEAERLERKKRLEEIMKRTRRSDTAEKKVVPSRNGDNAASPAPPAVTVSPTHNSNGNSRRPEANPNPSTAALSHPDQRENGEFEEVIILPSHSRLSPPEGEQQQQQQEEEEEEVEEEEEEEEEEKRVPAVAFRENGLPKPLSGREDISAQQGPDVA; translated from the exons CATCATACTGCCAGTATAAATCAGAGGATGGCAGAGCGTCTTCAGCCACTCGCCCGAGCTCCTCGGGCTCTGGACAGACCTACACTCCCACAGTGACTCCTAGCCCCACTCCAACGCCTAGTCGCACCACCACCAGCAACAGCCCCAGTAACAATGCTGCCACCAAAACGG ACTCGTTGCTCTTCAACAGGATTGACGAGAGACAGAGGTTGGCCCGTGAGCGTCGGGAGGAGCGTGAGAAACAGAATG CTGTCAAGGAGGCCCAGTGGCAGGCGCGTGAGGAGCGAGCCAGGCAGCACTATGAGAAGCacctggaggagaggaggagaaagctGGAGGATCAGAGGataaaggaggaaaagagacgGACTGCCGTGGAGGAGAAACGACGGCTGAAACTAGAGGAGGACAGG GTCCGTCATGAGGCGGTGATGCGTCGGACATTGGAGAAGAGCCATAGAACCAGACAGAAGCCCAACCGCTGGTCATGGGGAGGGgcactgcacacaaacactcccagCACACCAGCCG ATTCTGACAGGCGGTCAGTGTCCACGATGAATTTATCCAAACATGCAGACCCTGTCATTACCAAgcgcctctcctcctcctctgccacaCTCCTACACTCACCAGACCGAG GCTTACAGATGAGAACAGCCTCCTCCCCTGTCATTAGCAAAGCTCAGTCCAAACCCCACCTACACCAGGGAAAGACCAcccagcacaaaaacacag gtctGCGTCGTCTTCCATTGACGCCATGGGAGAGCAACGTGGTGAACCGCCTGCAGCAGCCAACGCACTCCTACCTGGCCCGCAGTCGCAGTGCCATGAGTCTGTCTGGAGAGCaaacag TGTCTTGCCACCCCATGGGCTCCATGTCCTTCAAGGCCCTGCAGGCCCAGCCGCTACCTCACTGCCGCAGCCAGGAGAGGAGCCTCAGCAGGGAGACGGCCTCGtcctcctccaccaccccaCGCAGGAGGACCACTGGAAACACACAG CGGAAGGAGCGTGACAACGTCAGGAAGTCATGGAGCAACCTGTCACTCCCACTGGCCCCCATTCTGACTTTGCCCCCCAGCAAACGCTCCTGTTCTCCAGGCAAGAAGAACAGCAAAGGGACAGCACCCTCTCATGGCAG GCTTCCACAGAAGACAGCAGGGCGCCCTCCGACCCCCAAGCTAGTTAAGTCCCCGGGGGCAGAAGACCCTGGAAACCTTCGACCTATCAGAATCACACCCGAGAGCCCCCATCCCCCAACACCCACTAGAACCCAAGAcgaagaggaagagcaggtcCTCAGTCCTCCTCAGCCTCGACCTCAGCCGCTGGGCCAGAACAAAACCTCGAATGAGCAGACAGCAGCCAGCG AAAGCGTAAGCAGTCCTCTAGCTCACAAGTCTTCAGCCGGCACCACAGATCCAGAGGAGGCGAGTCGTATCCTGGCTGAGAATCGACGGCTGGCCcgagagcagagggagagagaagaagaggagcgCAGGCTGCAGGAAGAGCAAGCGAG gTTAGCAAAGGAGGAGATGGCACGCCGAAAGGCAGAAGAGCGAGctaagagagaggaggatgctCAGCGGCAGGcggaggaaaggagaaggaaggaggaggaggagaagaaggcagaggaagagagacttcagaaagagagagaggaagcagagagacTCCAGAAACAG aaagaggaagaagagtctcgacagagagaggaggctgAGCGACtgaggcaggagagagagaaacacttcCAGAAAGAGGAGGCTGAACGCCTGGAAAGGAAAAAG CGCCTGGAGGAGATCATGAAGAGAACAAGACGTTCAGACACGGCAGAGAAG AAAGTTGTTCCTAGCAGGAATGGAGACAATGCAG CCTCTCCTGCTCCACCTGCAGTGACTGTGTCCCCGACACACAATAGCAACGGCAACAGTCGGCGACCTGAGGCCAACCCAAACCCAAGCACTGCGGCACTGAGCCATCCTGACCAGAG GGAGAATGGGGAGTTTGAGGAGGTGATCATACTGCCTTCACATTCCAGGTTGTCTCCTCCTgagggagagcagcagcagcagcagcaggaagaggaggaagaggaggttgaggaggaggaggaggaggaggaggaggagaagagagttCCTGCCGTAGCCTTCAGGGAGAACGGTCTCCCAAAGCCTCTGAGTGGAAGAGAGGATATATCAGCCCAGCAGGGACCAG ATGTTGCCTGA